The Halotia branconii CENA392 region AGAAATAGGGCGCGGTGGTTTTGGCATTACGTTTAAGGCTACTCATCACTACTTAGGCCAAGATGTAGTGATGAAAACCATTAATGAAAAGCTACGACAACATCCTGATTTTGCCAAGTTTGAGCGTCAATTCCAAGATGAAGCCAGACGATTAGCAACTTGTATCCATCCCAATATTGTCCGAGTTAGTGACTTTTTTGTGGAAGATGGATTACCTTACATGGTGATGGAATATATTCCTGGCGAAACCTTAGGAGATGCTTTTGTATTACCAGCGATACCTTTGCCAGAAGCAACAGCAATACATTATATCCGTCAAATCGGAGCAGCATTACAGGTAGTACATAATAATGGTCTGCTACACCGAGATGTCAAACCGGATAATATCATCCTCCGTCAAGGGACTCAAGAAGTAGTATTAATTGATTTTGGTATTGCTAGAGAATTTAACGGTAGTGTGAGGCAAACTCATACTGGTATGGTTTCTGAGGGTTATTCTCCACTAGAACAGTACTTAACCCAAGCACCGCGCACACCCGCCACAGATGTTTATGGCTTGGCAGCAACATTGTATACTTTGTTGACGGCACAAGTTCCCTTGCCAGCCTTGTTGCGCGATCGCGAAAAAATGTCCTCTCCCCGCGAATTACAACCTCATTTGAGTGCAGCAGTCAATCAAGCCGTTATGCGTGGTATGTCTGTAGACTCTCGCTTTCGTCCGGCAACTGTCGCTGACTGGCTAAAATTACTACCTGGAAATGGACTTAATGTTACACCCCAAGTAGTACCCACTCACTCAGTAGCAACTATCAATTTGTCTGCTGAACAGCAACGCCAAAATTTATCTAAAAGAAATATTCAAAGTCGTGTTAAAGGAAAATCACAGCCGAAAAATTCGACACCAGCTAGCAATAAATTAGGAAAGTCTCAAGTATTCCTGGGTACAGGTATAGCCCTTACAGCTGCTATAGCAGGGTTTGGTATTACCACATTGCTTTCTCGTTCTGAACCACAGTCACCCTCAAAACCTTTGTTTGAACAGCGCCAAGTAGAGTCTGTTGAAC contains the following coding sequences:
- a CDS encoding serine/threonine protein kinase, with the translated sequence MLTGTILQGGKYTLIQEIGRGGFGITFKATHHYLGQDVVMKTINEKLRQHPDFAKFERQFQDEARRLATCIHPNIVRVSDFFVEDGLPYMVMEYIPGETLGDAFVLPAIPLPEATAIHYIRQIGAALQVVHNNGLLHRDVKPDNIILRQGTQEVVLIDFGIAREFNGSVRQTHTGMVSEGYSPLEQYLTQAPRTPATDVYGLAATLYTLLTAQVPLPALLRDREKMSSPRELQPHLSAAVNQAVMRGMSVDSRFRPATVADWLKLLPGNGLNVTPQVVPTHSVATINLSAEQQRQNLSKRNIQSRVKGKSQPKNSTPASNKLGKSQVFLGTGIALTAAIAGFGITTLLSRSEPQSPSKPLFEQRQVESVEQKPVPVQESNSTQENNPTQDTQNVSPNESASTPTSRRRRRNFSERQEKSKNTSSNNSPEKSSQSNSGEASSRDSKQPSVSSTPSLVERLRTIRSSRRTSSPTPSSENTSPSSAKESTSPQPVRQSKPVIIPASPPTESKRSNPPAVVVPTLDMKKNSSAADIQTQKYEKLQEKLQENSN